The Arachis ipaensis cultivar K30076 chromosome B07, Araip1.1, whole genome shotgun sequence genomic interval ggccattgataagTCCCATGATTGTTGCTCCAGTAAGGAGATTTTTTATGTCGAGACATGCTTTATTGAATTTTTCCATATAGTTTCGGAGGCTCTCCCGGTCTCCTTGTCTGATTTCGAGTAGGCTTGGAGCGTGCTTGGATTTGTCTTTTTTAATgaagaacttggctaggaatttCTTGGTGAGATCATCAAAGCTGGTAATCAACCTTGGGGGTAGGCTGTTGAACCACTTTACAACCGTTTTAGTGAGggtagttgggaaggctttgcagcgagttGTGTCTGAGGCGTCCATGAGGTACATTcgacttctgaagttgc includes:
- the LOC107607372 gene encoding uncharacterized protein LOC107607372, which encodes MKAKVQNDIKAPDMTPYDGTSDPSHNLSNFRSRMYLMDASDTTRCKAFPTTLTKTVVKWFNSLPPRLITSFDDLTKKFLAKFFIKKDKSKHAPSLLEIRQGDRESLRNYMEKFNKACLDIKNLLTGATIMGLINGLREGPFSQSKSKKHPTSLNEVQEWAEKYINKEENSRLGETSKTGFSYTSRDKDKEPKKTEDQHTEKPRKYHNYTPFGYP